One Bos taurus isolate L1 Dominette 01449 registration number 42190680 breed Hereford chromosome 14, ARS-UCD2.0, whole genome shotgun sequence genomic region harbors:
- the VPS28 gene encoding vacuolar protein sorting-associated protein 28 homolog — protein MFHGIPATPGMGAPGNKPELYEEVKLYKNAREREKYDNMAELFAVVKTMQALEKAYIKDCVTPNEYTAACSRLLVQYKAAFRQVQGSEISSIDEFCRKFRLDCPLAMERIKEDRPITIKDDKGNLNRCIADVVSLFITVMDKLRLEIRAMDEIQPDLRELMETMHRMSHLPPDFEGRQTVSQWLQTLSGMSASDELDDSQVRQMLFDLESAYNAFNRFLHA, from the exons GAAGTGAAGCTGTACAAGAACGCCCGTGAGCGGGAGAA GTACGACAACATGGCGGAGCTGTTTGCGGTGGTGAAGACGATGCAAGCCCTGGAGAAGGCGTACATCAAGGACTGCGTCACCCCCAACGA GTACACCGCAGCCTGCTCCCGACTCCTGGTCCAGTACAAGGCGGCCTTCCGGCAGGTCCAGGGCTCAGAAATCAGCTCCATTGATGAATTCTGCCGCAAGTTTCGC CTGGACTGCCCACTGGCTATGGAGAGGATCAAGGAGGACCGGCCCATCACCATCAAGGACGACAAAGGCAACCTGAACCGCTGCATAGCGGACGTGGTCTCG CTCTTTATCACGGTGATGGACAAGCTGCGCCTGGAGATCCGAGCCATGGACGAG ATCCAGCCTGACCTGCGGGAGCTGATGGAGACCATGCACCGCATGAGCCACCTGCCCCCTGACTTCGAGGGCCGCCAGACGGTCAGCCAGTG GCTGCAGACCCTGAGTGGCATGTCGGCCTCAGATGAGCTGGATGACTCCCAGGTGCGCCAGATGCTCTTCGACCTGGAGTCGGCCTACAACGCCTTCAACCGCTTCCTGCATGCCTGA